Genomic window (Tetrapisispora phaffii CBS 4417 chromosome 15, complete genome):
CTAATATCTGTGCATGTGTTACCGAAATTTTATGCTATTGAGAGGAATACCTCAGTGATCCCCCATTTCGTACACATATGCCACAGATACTCGAAACTTAAGAAAAGCAGACTTCGCAGAAAGATCGAGAATGTAAGCCACGAGAAGAAAAAGCAAGCAGCGCAGTGTGTCATTTTACAGTTAACATAATGATGATTAATTTTCACAAAGGTACGTAACCATCCTCACTACCGTGTCCTTTTTACTTCGAATGGATAAAATTTCGTAATTTGTTgagaataaaaataaggAGAATTATTCGTAGTAGCGACTACGTTCTTATTATTGCCAACGACCTTTGGCTGTACGAGATCCGATACAACTTTGTTGTGAGAAATCAACATGCGCCACAACGCATTATTAACATTACCACTACCTACAATGACAAGTTCAAGCATGACCGAAGCCAGAACCGTCACAGtattaataacattataGAGTACGATGACCCTAATCACACAAGTCAATACCATACTAAAACGGCATAAAATACCACTATGGGATGACCTGTCTGTATGTACCCTTCATTAGTTATTGATCTTTTTCTACCATATTTTCTCtcaaaacaatttttcttAGTCCACTAAAAGCTGTCTCGTCAAACAAACAACCAACACGACAGTGGGTAACCGGCATACGTATACGTATTGAAAGCGTTTCCTTCTAGTATGCTAAACATTTCCCATGGAAAGTCAGTAGTCTCCAAGAAAACAAATACGTTTAAAAGCAACAACAGGGAGAGTACGATCAACCATCACGGTTTCCATTAAATCATTCCAGATCGTACAGACAATCTCtgtaaaaattcaaaaagatTGCGGATTCCGTTACCGGACCGGACCGGCTGGATCGAACGGAAGGCGATGgagaaaaaaacaaaactCTACGGGCCTTTAAGGTGGTTAGCGCATGATCTCTCTTTTCAATTCGCGTGACCCTACCCGGAAAAAAAGATCTCTGTTAGTGCCGTTAAgggtatatatataaaacacATATATTGTTTCTAAATAATTCCGCAGAGTAATATAAATTGTCTACGcgttttttctttttcttttttttttaaataaatatcgTTTCGAATTCCTTGCCCGCTTTGTCAAAGCATATTACTCCCAACGTTTTGAATATCGAAACTATAGATAAGATTGTTAACGATAAAGACAATTCTACTATATCTTGCGAGGAGGAAAAAGATGGAGCTCGGGTTCTCTTAAAACATGTTTAGATGAGGAATCTGACCATAACATTTAGTTATCAGTGAGATAAGATCTAAAGGTTTCAGGAATACATTGTCTGATAACATTTAGTTATGGCTGTAAAAGATAAAGCGCAACAAGAATATTCCTGCCATATTAAGACAGAAACATATCAAAGGGTTTATGTCCTGGTTTTGTCATTCATATAACTGAAATAAGCGAACGTCACAATCCAAATTAGAACATAAAATTAGTCGATGTATTTAACATGTCTTTCGAAGATGAAATGGTTTCGTGATTGTGACAGAAattattgtaataaatACCAAGTTTTTTCCGACTATGTAAAGTAATTAAAACTGTCTTTATTAACttgtaaatttattatatttttaaatatcatttatttacTTAAATCGTGACCgagaataataaaacatatCACTCTTATTCACGAACAACCTAATTAAATCTAATATTCAACAGACTATTTTTACTTTTACAATATTCTATAGctatattattaactgtTTCCAACAAACTACATAATCATTTCaaactaaataataatggagGTAATCAATATCgttatatttatctatctaaaattaaatagtgaaaaatataaaatgcAAATTTGTTcgaatattatttatatgaaTAAACTAGGATGACAgaattatatcattaaaattgaatgattttaaattgtaTATCAGTACTAATGTTTGGATATGATGACAGAATGATCATAGTTATACGGATGCAAAGTACCTAATCAGTAAACTTAGATTTACTACGTAATGTTGCACCATATTTGTAAAGCAAAAATGGTATCACACTCATAACGATAGAAATAAAACCTAATAATGACGAACCCCAACCAACTGGATATTTCTCGCTTCCCAAGTTATTGTACATGGCTTGTCCGAATAATGGGAATGCACATGCAAAACCTGCACGTGCTAAACCATTACCAGCAAAGACGGAGGCAACGTGATCAGGGAAACTGAGGGCCATGTAAGCGAAAGTACTTTGGAATAAACCAAATGAGTTGATCACAAATAAAACTTCAGCAAAAATTGGTAAAATCCAATGAATACCAGCGGTCCAGCCGAAAATAAATAACGCAGCTGGTAAAAAGAAAGCAACAATCATAGTCATCACCAAGAAATCTTCTGGAACAAAAGTTTGATTTTGCATTTTTGGAGCAATATATTTGGCTAGAAATATAATGTAAAATGGATAGATAATCACACAACCAACCTGGAACCCAAGGAAAGCTAACCCACTTTCGATTAATGTAAAATTGTAGATACCACCGAACACTAATGGGAAAgcttcaaaaaataaatagaaaataCCATAAATTAAAGCAATGTATGCATCAATAGCTGCAATAATAGGTTCCCtcataattattttgattgGCTTGTAAACAGCAGTTAAAAGGAAGGCACctaattctaattttttctctttctctgCGCTTGCAGTGGACCATCTGTCATCTCCAGTTTGCTTCCTTAATCTTCTTGCACGACGATACAAAATATTGCCATGATGAGTTTCCGGCATGAATAGCATTAGTAAAACTAATGTGAATGCACATAGCCATAATAGAAACCAAAAGATCCATCTCCAGTCTTCAGCAACAACCATGGCAGCACCCAATAATGGAGCTAACACTGGTGCAGAAATTGCACCAACTGCCCATAAAC
Coding sequences:
- the TPHA0O02010 gene encoding MFS transporter, which codes for MYVESFKNTFAVDVLEYFNLVTIEEEIPDINAVEQRVNPSDCSVETKKENDVQESFQVSSDFESLNNAEKPIVDIEAGSADQESQKQKTVEERNPFLLEWDDPSDPDFPVNWSKKKRGAILLQIMLLTSVTYMGSSIYTPGQLQIQSEFGVGHVVATLNLSLYVLGYGLGPLIFSPLSEFSLLGRQHLYTVTLFIFTILQIGCATVHNFGGLVVLRFLSGVFCSPSLSTGGASISDILAPEVVPLFLGLWAVGAISAPVLAPLLGAAMVVAEDWRWIFWFLLWLCAFTLVLLMLFMPETHHGNILYRRARRLRKQTGDDRWSTASAEKEKKLELGAFLLTAVYKPIKIIMREPIIAAIDAYIALIYGIFYLFFEAFPLVFGGIYNFTLIESGLAFLGFQVGCVIIYPFYIIFLAKYIAPKMQNQTFVPEDFLVMTMIVAFFLPAALFIFGWTAGIHWILPIFAEVLFVINSFGLFQSTFAYMALSFPDHVASVFAGNGLARAGFACAFPLFGQAMYNNLGSEKYPVGWGSSLLGFISIVMSVIPFLLYKYGATLRSKSKFTD